One window of the Archangium primigenium genome contains the following:
- a CDS encoding DUF6444 domain-containing protein, with protein MTAQVKALTARVAEWEARLRQDSSNSSRPPSLAGPGTKRQPTGGRRPGGQFGHKQST; from the coding sequence GTGACGGCCCAGGTGAAAGCACTCACGGCGCGGGTGGCGGAATGGGAGGCACGCCTGCGCCAGGATTCGAGCAATTCCTCGAGGCCGCCGTCCTTGGCTGGGCCCGGGACGAAGCGTCAGCCGACCGGGGGCCGTCGGCCTGGCGGCCAATTCGGACATAAGCAGAGCACGTGA
- a CDS encoding pentapeptide repeat-containing protein: MDSLGNIVFGGQKIENERLELTSRDANYILGPDLTLTNCTLVLKIPSRHLSIKQARFIDCTFEVKQELKNYQGWLAASLRGCRFKGNLTGCDFGHWPEYMDLPWYQHGSIEDCDFTEARLDACRLMGADPKSIRFPKWPCFTILDPIGQSAVLQELRWPGPMGGLIRNMLPKHPPRTTALTYYAPSAADLVETTPEDIKAVIERFDGIIY; encoded by the coding sequence ATGGATTCGCTCGGTAATATCGTCTTCGGAGGTCAGAAAATCGAAAACGAGCGATTGGAACTGACGAGCAGGGACGCCAATTACATCCTCGGACCAGACTTGACGCTGACGAACTGCACCCTCGTCTTGAAAATCCCCTCTCGACATCTGAGCATCAAGCAAGCCCGTTTCATCGACTGCACTTTCGAGGTGAAACAGGAACTGAAGAACTACCAGGGTTGGCTGGCGGCTTCCTTGAGGGGCTGTCGGTTCAAAGGAAACCTGACGGGATGTGATTTCGGGCACTGGCCCGAGTACATGGACCTGCCGTGGTACCAGCACGGATCTATCGAGGACTGTGACTTCACCGAGGCCCGCCTCGATGCTTGTCGCCTCATGGGAGCGGATCCCAAGAGCATCCGGTTCCCCAAGTGGCCCTGCTTCACCATCCTGGACCCCATTGGACAATCCGCTGTTCTCCAAGAGCTCAGGTGGCCTGGTCCCATGGGTGGACTCATCAGGAACATGCTTCCCAAGCATCCACCCAGAACAACGGCATTGACCTACTACGCTCCGTCGGCCGCAGACTTGGTGGAGACCACACCCGAAGACATCAAAGCAGTCATTGAGAGGTTCGACGGCATCATCTACTGA
- a CDS encoding IS5 family transposase (programmed frameshift), with product MTRELLPDALWVRVKDLLPVHPPQPKGGRPWKEDRLALRGIIFVLKVNIPWESLPAEVFGVCGMTCWRRLRDWAEAGVWERLQRLLEAELGGQELIDWKRAAIDSTSVPAKRGGLLTGPNPTDRGRPGSKHHLVTDGAGLPLAESLTPANTHDSREALPLVDEIPRVKSPRGASRRRPGKLHADKGYDYPRVRQGLRQRHIQPRIARRGVESSTRLGRHRWVVERTFAWLKFFRRLVIRYEVRDDIHFAFLQLACCLILVRRLS from the exons ATGACCCGAGAACTGCTGCCGGACGCCCTGTGGGTCCGAGTGAAGGACCTGCTGCCCGTCCATCCTCCGCAACCCAAGGGCGGACGGCCCTGGAAGGAGGACCGGCTCGCGCTGCGCGGCATCATCTTCGTCCTCAAGGTCAACATCCCCTGGGAGTCGCTGCCCGCCGAGGTGTTCGGCGTGTGCGGCATGACGTGCTGGCGACGCCTACGCGACTGGGCCGAAGCGGGAGTGTGGGAACGCCTCCAGCGACTGCTGGAGGCGGAGTTGGGAGGCCAGGAGCTGATTGACTGGAAACGAGCCGCCATCGACTCCACGTCGGTGCCGGCAAAAAGGG GGGGTCTACTCACCGGCCCCAACCCGACGGACCGAGGGCGTCCGGGCAGCAAGCACCACCTGGTGACCGACGGAGCGGGCCTGCCGCTGGCCGAGTCGCTCACTCCAGCCAACACGCATGACAGTCGCGAGGCGCTGCCGCTCGTGGACGAGATTCCTCGCGTGAAGTCGCCGCGGGGCGCGTCGCGCAGGCGGCCCGGTAAATTGCACGCGGACAAGGGTTACGATTATCCGCGTGTGCGCCAGGGTCTTCGTCAGCGGCACATCCAACCGAGAATTGCTCGCCGGGGCGTGGAGTCCTCCACTCGCCTGGGTCGCCACCGGTGGGTGGTGGAACGGACCTTCGCCTGGTTGAAGTTCTTCCGCCGCCTCGTCATCCGCTACGAAGTGCGCGACGACATCCACTTCGCCTTCCTCCAGCTCGCCTGTTGCCTCATCCTCGTCCGGCGGTTGAGTTAG